The following are encoded together in the Streptomyces tsukubensis genome:
- a CDS encoding universal stress protein: protein MAGHEYSEPADRERPVADSTADPLAVEETRHSCDPAFRHGVVVGFDGSTSSERALAYAIGLASRSSSGLIIVHVANRLPTTVWAGCEPPVFVDVPDHRTEVLGLELACADYLSDVPWILVERGGDICHELEEVGKEYEADAIVVGSTQGIVGRIFGSVAGRLARRAKRPVIVIP from the coding sequence ATGGCCGGTCACGAATACTCCGAACCCGCTGACCGCGAGAGGCCGGTCGCCGATTCCACGGCAGACCCCCTGGCGGTGGAAGAAACACGTCACTCATGCGACCCGGCCTTCCGGCACGGTGTCGTGGTCGGATTCGACGGCTCCACGTCCAGCGAGCGCGCCCTCGCGTACGCGATCGGGCTGGCGAGCCGCTCCAGCTCCGGTCTGATCATCGTGCACGTCGCCAACAGACTCCCGACCACGGTCTGGGCCGGCTGCGAGCCGCCCGTCTTCGTGGACGTCCCCGATCACCGTACGGAAGTCCTGGGCCTCGAACTGGCCTGCGCCGACTACCTGTCGGACGTCCCCTGGATCCTCGTGGAGCGCGGCGGCGACATCTGCCACGAACTGGAGGAGGTCGGCAAGGAGTACGAGGCGGACGCGATCGTCGTCGGCTCCACACAGGGCATCGTCGGCCGTATCTTCGGCTCGGTCGCGGGACGCCTGGCCAGGCGCGCCAAACGCCCCGTCATCGTGATTCCCTGA